The window GACCTTGTCTAAAAGATAATCTATTTAACTTCGATAATCATTAAAAGCAGATAATAGGCACCTAAGGTATGCATTTCATCTTTCTCAGTGGGTTAAGCGttaacttttttcactctaattaaattggaaGATTTAATTCTTGGTATTATTTAATaagagattaattaattaaataaatatgagtatttacttaaatcattttatgcaaactcacttatttaaattaattcaaaagaatttaaacctaagtaattaatttaatccaaaGTGGGTCAAGCGttaacttttttcactctaattaaattggaaGATTTAATTCTTGGTATTATCTAATaagagattaattaattaaataaatatgagtatttacttaaatcattttatgcaaactcacttatttaaattaattcaaaagaatttaaacctaagtaattaatttaatccaaaTTTAGCAATTAATTTACCTTTACctaagaattaattaattgtagcCCAACACTTTAAATCTCACATACTTATGTTCTTTATGGGGGTGGCTATTGAAGTACTACCATACAAGACAATTTagttaatttgatataaataatgccaaaaataaaaataaatttacataaattttgtatgtatataatattctgaaattttaaattttaaaaccacaaattaattttattattaggtATGTTATACTATAGCAATAAAGCGAAAAAATTGGTATGAATAATTTCTGAAATTTTTTCACATTATTCGAAATACTTATGcgcaataaaaaattatttttttcttaaatatgttgatgtataatttttaaaattttagtattttccaaaattattgaaaagtGATTAGTATGTgatttatcttaaattaatcaaaaatttaaaatttaaattaaactttaatgTGAAATCTTGAAAAAGTTtcgattataaatattaaaaatgaggTTCGCTTATTTGATTACAAAACAATTTGTTAcgagtagtattatttttggttttgtcttgcaagtaaaacaaaactaaaccCTCTTCTATCACTACTCTATATTCTGTTATTTGCCAGTATATGAATTATGGACAGTgataaatgtataatttaacattttaagaaaagatttaaactttttaaattatgggaaaagattttcttttccatcattccatgtatatataaataaaacagtAAGTCCTAAACCATGTGGGGATTTATCAGTATCATAAATCCttcatataatttctttttcattggAATAAATCCCAATGGTGAACTGACTCAAAACTAtggaaattatgaaaaatatattgattcgTATTAGATTGCGGATTTGATACTTTGATATATTGTAATATTTGggatttaaatataataaggaTAGGAGGAGTAAGAGCTAAAAAATACGTGCATATTAAATTAGGGGTATTATTCTTTTCTAATTAATCGTATTTTAGTGCGTGAATGTTCATTTTCCGACGGTAGAAATTCGCAAATCTAATTCAGTACGGAAAAGGTATGTAATGATTAAGTAATTAATCCGAgtaattatcatatttaattacttttaaatttaaaacacaGTTACCTATTTCTTCTTCACatttaataagaaaagaattccaaaatggtaaaactgaggtctaaactaaataataaaacctccacaagagagaaaagaggTTTATGACGACAATGAGGATGGCGGTAAAGAGTTCGGAATCGTTGGAAGCCGGTGGCGGAGAAGCTGGCGCTGTGGTGGTGGTTGGAGTGAAGGTGGACTCTCGGAGTAAAGAGTTGCTAACTTGGGCGTTAGTTAAGGGGGCGCAGAGTGGCGATCGTGTTATCGCTCTGCACGTTCTCGATCCCAACGTCGGTGAGAAATTTTACAATGTCACTCTCCAATGTGTTTTTAAGCACctaaatttcactttttttgtGAAATACATACTATGTTTGATTCGagttttcttttcctttgctGGAATTGCCaaatataattagtttaaTCGTCGCAATTTGAGGCTCTCGAAATTGCATAGCTGGATAATTGCGTTGCATTGCATTTTCGAGCTTGATATTCTAATTTGTTGCGATTTGATTTTGGGCGGAGAAGATGAATCGGATTTTCTTTCGCTGGTGAAGGCTTTTGATTCCATGCTGGCTGCTCATGAAGGTTTCTGCAACCTAAAACAGGTGTTTATGCTGTTTCTACACGtctatattttcaatttatttttagaagcGTATGCGATTTATTTTCAATCCACAGTATTGAtgatattatcaaatttggGCAGGTGGATTTAAAGCTCAAGGTCTGTAAAGGATCTCCAGTTCATAAAATCATTCTCCACGAAGCAAAATCATGTGGAGCAACGAGTTTAATTGTTGGTACTTCAGGAGTTGATCACAAAATTAGATCAAGGACCTCAGTTGCCAAGTATTGCTCCAGGAATCTTCAAAAAAATGTAGTATCAGTTATATGCATCAACAATGGCAAGATTGTTTTTGGTGGAGAATCAAATGCTTCATGCGTCCCGTTGCTTGGAAGAGTTGATGTCAAGCGACCACGATCAAGGAGGAAGAAATTGTCCAAAAGCCCTCTGAGTCTGCCACCCCAGAGACTCTCAACATCGTATAGCAATGAAAGTCAGAATGTTTCAATGGCTATGGTATCCGTAAAAACACGGGAAAGGCCTGAATCTAAATCAGGATGGGCAGTATTGCGCAAGTTTTTTTGTCATGGACTGATACTGCCTGAATCTTCATCTGGTAAGAAGTCATCTGTGTTGCGACGGATATTGAGTTTACCGAGTCGACTATCAGATGCAGCTATTTATCCGGATCAGAAACCGACTAGTACATCTGAATGCCTAACAAATCTGGACCCAGCAAGGGGAGATATTGTACCGTACTCAGTTGATAATAATTCTAATCTATTTTCATCTAAGATCTTCTCGGAAGAACTCAATGCTCTTACAGAGAAGTACTCAGCTACATGCCAACTGTTTAGCTACCACGAGCTCTTGTTAGCTACGAATAACTTCATACCTGGTTCGTTATGTTTCATTGGTTTGCTGATTTCCAATTCACTCTTTCTTCTCATGTGATGTATGCTATCTTTTCAGAAAATCTGATCGGAAAGGGTGGATGCAGTCGTGTTTATCGAGGCTGTCTACCAGGAGGCCAGGAATTGGCTGTCAAGATACTAAAACCATCAGAAGATACACTAAAGCAATTTGTTACAGAAATTGAAATGATTTCATCGTCCAATCACAAGAACATAATTTCCTTAGTTGGCTTCTGTTTTGAAGAGAACAAATTACTATTGGTTTATAATATTCTTTCTAGAGGGAGCCTGGCAGATAATCTCCATGGTAcatgtatttgtttatttctgTATATCGTGTGCATCCTCTAGCATCACTGGATCAACTTGTAATTGTGTATCTCTTAATTACTGCTCTTACAATTAGGTGCTGAAAAGTCCAAAAACTTCTTTGGTTGGGACATGAGGTACAAGGTTGCCGTGGGAGTTGCAGAGGCGCTGGACTACTTACATAGTTCAGCCGAACCAATTATTCACAGAGATGTGAAGTCTTCAAATATTCTTCTTTCAGATGACTTTGAACCAAAggtattataaaattcaactAGCACTCATTGCCTTGATCTGATTTCTGGTGTACTACTAATTCTGCCTACGCTTTCCCTTGCAGCTGTCGGATTTTGGCCTTGCAACTCGGGCTTCAAGTTCACATCATATGTGTACCTCAGATGTATCTGGCACATTTGGGTTAGATTTTATAGCTTTTTCTTAACATAGTTTGGCAACAGAGGATGGAGTTTAGTAATATGTTTATCTTGCAGCTACTTGGCTCCGGaatattttatgaatgggAAGCTAAACGAGAAACTTGATGTCTATGCTTTTGGGGTTGTACTTCTGGAGCTATTAACGGGAAGAAAGCCGATTAATGATGGATCTCCAAAGGGCAAACAAAGCTTGGTGATGTGGGTAAGTATTCTTTTCCGAAGTCTGGATGTGATTTACTTTCTCTTAGTCGAAATGATTTTGGAATGTTTTCAGATATCAACccatttcttttcaaattagCACCTCCAGAACGATTTCTTAGTTTCTAGTTAATCGAGAAAGGACAAGCACGACTGATGTGGCTGTACTTAAACTGTTTCAATTCAGGCAAAAGACATTCTGAAGAATGGGAAAATCTCAGAACTCCAAGACCCAGAGTTGGTTGATGCTTATGACCAAGAACAATTTGATATTATGGTCTCAGCTGCAACCTTGTGCACCAGACACGCGCCACAATCTCGTCCTGAAATCAGCCTCGTAAGTAGTAGCAACTGGAGTTTTTTTCTGCTAAAAATGGTTATATCCGGTTATGATTCTTTACACTGTCTGCGCGGCTCAAAACAGGTCCTCAAACTTCTTCAAGGTGATCCAGCAGTGGGCGAGTGGGCTAGGCAGGAAACCGAGACTTGTGAGGACTTAAATATGATCTATAACGAACAATCCGCTACAGAGATCCAGTCCTTCATAAACCTCGCTTTGCATGATTTAGAAGATGATTCCACCTCCTCTATCAGCACCGAGCTGAACATATCCGTGGAGGATTATTTGGGGAGTCGTTGGAGCCGTTCATCAAGCTTCAGTTGAAATGTACAGCATAAACAGGTTGATTCGACCATGTACATAGATACAGAGGCTTCATTTGTTAGAGGTATTGGATGAGATGATCCAAATGGGTTTCGACccaataaacaaaaattttcaaaggaCGCATTATGGTGGAATCGAACCCGAGACCTTTGGCCTCAAGCACTAATCACTCATATAGTGTTTAGCGTAGCCAAATTTTCAGGTCTCTTTCTTCGTACAGCAAAAGTTGGTCGACTGCGTGAAGGATTGCCAAACTAATGCAGTTAAATGGGTATAATTCTCAGACACAGGTACTACTTACTGAGTAGATGTAAGTTGTTTGTTGTGTTTAGGCTAGAACTTGTctacattttaaatatacaGTTAGTTAGGATTTGTGAATCTTTAGTTGTTAGAATCTTATATTGATGATTACtagaaattaattagggtttatGGTTGTATGCTTGTTTGTGTTGTGGAATCTGATTCTGTTTTTAAGGTTGTTTGTCCTTTTGCTACCTAATGTTTGATAGGGACCATATGACTTTAAAGTGTTGGTGATTAAAGTTTTTGTCGTTTGAGGGTAGTGTCCCAAGTGGACGATCCAAGAATATAAATGAAAGGGGGCAAAATTATATGTACAGATAATTTGAGAATTTAAGAAGGaacaaatataaagaaattttataaattttgcaaaattattaaataaaatagtatatattaatatatttgaggaggggcatttgccccaccTAGTAATACACTACATCCGTCCCTTCCCAACTAATGCcccctttttaatttttatgacaAATAATCCACTACCTTCTTCGCATGCACAACTAAAAATGGGTCAACGCAACTTGAATCattcacaaaatattattgacaACTAAAAATGGATCAATGCAACTTGAATCATTCACAAAATCTTACTCAATAAGTTGCTAAATTTTTGTGAATGAAAGGTGTTGAGAGAATAAATGTcgttcaaaattttcattacatCTGGCATGAAAGACtgattaaaattagttatgtTACATATCTCAGTGTCTCATTGTCCTGGGCCGAAAATGGCTAgttttcaatcaaattaattatgcatataATGAATCGATCAATTAGTGGCTAAATTCTATAAATGGGGTTGTCTGGAAAAATGCTTCCATCAATaggtggtttttttttatttctgagAATGGGTGttacgcattcttagaatgcgtgTTT is drawn from Salvia hispanica cultivar TCC Black 2014 chromosome 6, UniMelb_Shisp_WGS_1.0, whole genome shotgun sequence and contains these coding sequences:
- the LOC125194840 gene encoding protein kinase STUNTED-like, with the translated sequence MRMAVKSSESLEAGGGEAGAVVVVGVKVDSRSKELLTWALVKGAQSGDRVIALHVLDPNVDESDFLSLVKAFDSMLAAHEGFCNLKQVDLKLKVCKGSPVHKIILHEAKSCGATSLIVGTSGVDHKIRSRTSVAKYCSRNLQKNVVSVICINNGKIVFGGESNASCVPLLGRVDVKRPRSRRKKLSKSPLSLPPQRLSTSYSNESQNVSMAMVSVKTRERPESKSGWAVLRKFFCHGLILPESSSGKKSSVLRRILSLPSRLSDAAIYPDQKPTSTSECLTNLDPARGDIVPYSVDNNSNLFSSKIFSEELNALTEKYSATCQLFSYHELLLATNNFIPENLIGKGGCSRVYRGCLPGGQELAVKILKPSEDTLKQFVTEIEMISSSNHKNIISLVGFCFEENKLLLVYNILSRGSLADNLHGAEKSKNFFGWDMRYKVAVGVAEALDYLHSSAEPIIHRDVKSSNILLSDDFEPKLSDFGLATRASSSHHMCTSDVSGTFGYLAPEYFMNGKLNEKLDVYAFGVVLLELLTGRKPINDGSPKGKQSLVMWAKDILKNGKISELQDPELVDAYDQEQFDIMVSAATLCTRHAPQSRPEISLVLKLLQGDPAVGEWARQETETCEDLNMIYNEQSATEIQSFINLALHDLEDDSTSSISTELNISVEDYLGSRWSRSSSFS